A genome region from Acidobacteriota bacterium includes the following:
- a CDS encoding aminopeptidase P family protein encodes MEATTYSARRKALRMAVPDGAILILGNEEAPKNYVDNPYPFRQDSHFLYYAGVSQAGMALLIEPDGREVLFGTPEHPDDVIWFGPHETLEDHAESAGVDSTSPMEELVENLEKFADDGGGVHYLPPYRASRRFALGALLGADPREVDNGVSQELVAAVAGQRSVKGEAEISEMEDALAITAKMYNATMRSAAPGRTEAEIAAIHQAAAGASDRNQAFNPIVTVCGDVLHNTSYENTLEEGDLLLVDSGAESPRFYASDITRTMPVTGKFTSQQRDIYEVVLAANMEAIDAAGPGVTNRHLHLLAAKTVTEGLKDLGIMKGNVDRAVAAGAHALFFPHGIGHLIGLDVHDMEDLGDVVGYEPGEERSSQFGLNALRLAKKLEPGFVITIEPGVYFIAALVERWEGEGRHKGYIRYDRLAEYCGFGGVRIEDDVLITKNGHRVLGQPIPKSVDEIEEAMRG; translated from the coding sequence ATGGAAGCAACGACCTACTCGGCACGGCGAAAGGCTCTGAGAATGGCCGTACCCGACGGTGCGATTTTGATTCTCGGGAATGAAGAGGCGCCGAAGAACTACGTCGATAACCCCTATCCGTTTCGGCAGGATTCGCACTTCCTTTACTACGCGGGTGTCAGCCAGGCAGGCATGGCACTGCTCATCGAGCCGGATGGACGCGAGGTCTTGTTCGGGACGCCAGAGCATCCCGACGACGTCATCTGGTTCGGTCCGCACGAGACCCTGGAGGACCATGCTGAATCCGCAGGCGTGGACTCGACATCTCCGATGGAGGAACTTGTCGAGAACCTGGAGAAATTTGCCGACGATGGGGGTGGGGTTCACTACCTGCCGCCCTACCGCGCGTCCCGCCGTTTTGCGCTCGGTGCGCTGCTCGGAGCGGACCCGCGCGAGGTGGATAACGGCGTGTCGCAGGAACTGGTGGCGGCGGTGGCGGGCCAGCGCTCGGTCAAGGGAGAGGCGGAGATCTCCGAGATGGAGGACGCTCTGGCGATCACAGCCAAGATGTATAACGCGACGATGCGGAGTGCCGCACCCGGCCGAACAGAGGCCGAGATCGCGGCGATTCACCAGGCGGCAGCCGGCGCCAGCGATCGAAATCAGGCATTCAACCCGATCGTGACGGTCTGCGGTGACGTCCTGCACAACACCAGCTACGAGAACACACTCGAGGAGGGCGATCTGCTGCTGGTCGACAGCGGAGCGGAGTCTCCGAGGTTCTACGCTTCAGACATCACCCGGACGATGCCGGTCACCGGGAAATTCACCAGCCAGCAGCGGGACATCTACGAGGTAGTGCTGGCCGCGAACATGGAGGCCATCGACGCGGCGGGTCCCGGTGTGACGAATCGACATCTCCACCTTTTGGCGGCGAAGACGGTCACCGAAGGGCTCAAGGACCTGGGGATCATGAAGGGAAACGTCGATCGCGCAGTGGCTGCCGGTGCCCACGCCCTGTTCTTCCCGCACGGCATCGGTCATCTCATCGGCCTCGATGTGCACGACATGGAGGATCTGGGTGATGTGGTCGGTTACGAACCGGGCGAGGAGAGATCGAGCCAGTTCGGCCTCAACGCCCTGCGTTTGGCGAAAAAGCTCGAGCCAGGATTTGTGATCACGATCGAACCGGGCGTGTACTTCATCGCCGCCCTGGTCGAGCGCTGGGAGGGGGAGGGCCGCCACAAGGGCTACATTCGCTACGACAGGCTGGCTGAATATTGCGGTTTCGGTGGAGTCCGGATCGAGGACGATGTTCTGATCACCAAGAACGGCCACCGGGTGCTCGGACAGCCGATTCCGAAGAGTGTCGACGAGATCGAGGAGGCGATGCGGGGGTAG